One stretch of Camelus bactrianus isolate YW-2024 breed Bactrian camel chromosome 21, ASM4877302v1, whole genome shotgun sequence DNA includes these proteins:
- the C2CD4D gene encoding C2 calcium-dependent domain-containing protein 4D: protein MWLLEKAGYRLGAAEPEARWAPSSLFLKRRTPGSLARTCPNVLTPDCIPQFFIPPRLPDPGDAEPLGGRGAGRRGLPSACSLPHLAGREGWAFLPESPHTRRRESLFHRPPASRSGGLPPAQSRLHVSAPDLRLCWAPDSDTASSPDSSPFGSPRPGPDRPRPPRPRSPCTQEASSADASPPAPRRAGPPAPPLFHLDFLCCQLRPTKESVLRLRPRGGQLRLSAEYQAGPGRLRLRLVSAEGLPLSRAGPGSGGGGCCVVLRLRPRARPQAQRSRVVKCSANPIFNEDFFFDGLGPPDLAARSLKAKVLDRGAGFRRDVLLGECETPLIALLPPLGGGLGPGASLAPAHLSL, encoded by the coding sequence ATGTGGCTCTTGGAGAAAGCTGGCTATAGGCTAGGGGCCGCGGAGCCCGAGGCCCGGTGGGCGCCCTCCAGCCTGTTTCTTAAGCGCCGCACCCCGGGCTCGCTCGCGCGCACCTGCCCCAACGTCCTCACCCCCGATTGCATCCCGCAGTTCTTCATCCCGCCTCGGCTCCCGGACCCAGGCGACGCCGAGCCCCTCGGCGGGCGCGGCGCGGGCAGGCGCGGCCTCCCCTCGGCCTGTTCGTTGCCGCACCTGGCGGGCCGCGAAGGCTGGGCCTTCCTGCCCGAGAGCCCGCACACGCGGCGGCGCGAGTCCCTGTTCCACCGGCCGCCGGCCTCCCGCTCCGGCGGGCTGCCCCCGGCCCAGTCCCGGCTGCACGTCTCCGCCCCGGACCTTCGCCTCTGCTGGGCCCCCGACAGTGATACGGCCTCGTCGCCCGATTCGTCGCCCTTCGGCTCGCCGCGGCCAGGCCCCGACCGGCCCCGGCCGCCCAGGCCGCGGTCGCCGTGCACGCAGGAGGCGAGCTCGGCAGACGCCAGCCcgcccgcgccgcgccgcgccgggcCGCCCGCGCCGCCGCTCTTCCACCTCGACTTCTTGTGCTGCCAGCTGCGGCCGACCAAGGAGAGCGTGCTGCGCCTCCGGCCCCGGGGCGGGCAGCTACGGCTCTCCGCCGAGTACCAGGCCGGGCCCGGGAGGCTGCGGCTGCGCCTGGTGAGCGCCGAGGGCCTGCCCCTGTCGCGGGCCGGCCccgggagcggcggcggcggctgctgcgTGGTGCTGAGGCTGCGGCCGCGCGCCCGGCCGCAGGCCCAGCGGAGCCGCGTGGTCAAATGCAGCGCCAACCCCATCTTCAATGAGGACTTCTTCTTCGATGGGCTCGGCCCGCCAGACCTGGCCGCCCGAAGTCTGAAGGCCAAGGTGCTGGATAGGGGCGCAGGGTTCCGCAGGGACGTGCTGCTGGGGGAGTGTGAGACGCCTCTTATAGCCCTGCTGCCCCCCTTAGGCGGTGGGCTAGGTCCCGGGGCCTCCCTGGCGCCTGCCCATCTCAGCCTGTAG